The sequence aaatgtatttaagaatttggatcctctaaattttagatttcactttaaaaagtaaaatgtgatttctcatatttattttataagtagGACTAAGAAAAAATATAAGAGAAAAACTATTTAATAATGAAAGATCACATTTTaccttctaaaataaaaatttaaaatttaaaagatctaAATTTATACTACTGTATACTTAGATTTAAGAAATTTTACATTGTTTAAGAATATATATGGTTAAAAAGATTTCACAAATATCCTTCATttattagataattttttaaattcagtTAAATTGGCCCACTCTTAGGATATCTTTGTCTTTTTTAATTCGTTGTATTAGGTTATATTATATTAATCAAATTTTTAGTAATAATTGCAGATATTGCAGTATAGTGCAAACCAAATAGAACTACAACATtataatctctctctctctctctcgaaaTTAATTGtctctttatttttttggatCTATTAAAAAATTGATATATGTACATGTTTTAtagtttttcaataaaaaataaataaaatcctctaatttgataaaaaaaaaaagaatattacaTAAATTATAAAAGAAGACGCTttgtggctaattttttttaatattgattaaatatatgtgtaatacattGTTATTGGAAGATGAGGTATTTTTCTTCGATACGGTGTTTTTTTATTGGTATTattcaaatcggacggtccgatttgtttgaagaaaaaaataaactacaaatcggagggtccgatttgtattttatatttttttatttttaaaaataaaaatcagacggtccgatttcaacattaaaattttttttatttttaaaaacacaaatcggaccgtccgatttgtgattgTTGGTTCAAAAAATGAAACAAATCGGAGGCACCGATTTCTTTAAGCCATAGCAGCGTAAAACTCATCTCTTCTCACATCATTCTGAGATACATCCTTCTCTCACACGAAAAATAAAAAGCGACGCTTTGTCATGTAAAATTGTCACTATTTCCGAAGAAGTAGTTGCAGTTTGGTACAGCCTAAGAAAAAAAGAAGTATAGAAGCACATTCTTAGGCTTCCCTTTTTGGTTGTGATCTTCAGTTCTTGATTAAGACTAATGGCAATACTTGCATGCTGCGCCGAAAATATGGTTGCTCTAAATTTCTTTGTTTTTGACTAATTTCATATTTTACATAGAGATAAAATCTTTCTGCATTTTCATTTGGTCTTTTGATAGTTAGGCACCTATTGAACTTTCTTAGAGATTTGATTTTGATTGATTTCTTTTCATGCAgatttgatttttcattattattcttCGGGTGACACACAAAAAACATGATTCATTGGAGAAAACAGATACTTCTCTCAGCTGATTATTAATATATTCTGCCCCTTCACAAAGATATCTTCATGGAAAATTTTGGCGGTTTATAGGGGTAGCTTCATGGAAGTCCATTATATTTTTAAATGTTTTGTTTtatgtaaataataaaaaaatgaatattgGACTATTAGTTCATTTGATTAGAttaattctatttatttattaattcatttattttaatttcatcaaTTACAAACTGAATAAATTCAAATATATTGAGGACAAATGTTACAATTAAATCATAATACAAAAATACTATGTGCATACAGAAAATCAACTACTATATAATTNNNNNNNGCGATATGACATAGTTTTAAGCAATTTTTTCTTGCAATTGTCTGGCATCCAAATTATAGAGCATCTGCTCATATCTTATACCTAATCAATAATCGTCACACTTGTTCAATATTATTTTATAGTTGGGGGGAAAATTCATTGATTTTGTTTTTTATCAAGGGAATATATAATTTTACGATTTTGTCAAAGAATCAACTATTTTATCTAACAATTAGTCAATAAAGTAATGAATAAGTaaagattaaagaaaaaaaaaggaacatGTTAGCTGATTATTagctaaaaaaattaatattcaatCTTTTCTTATAATTTTGCATGAAAGGTTATGCAAAAATCagaaaatttttcataaaaaatgtttttcaaaacaaataaaaatatataaaaatattatatatatactaaaaaacAGACACTAAATTAattactctatatatatatatatatatattgtttttatCTATAATGaatggttattaaatttttttaataaaatttgttTAGTTTAATNNNNNNNNNNNNNNNNNNNNNNNNNNNNNNNNNNNNNNNNNNNNNNNNNNNNNNNNNNNNNNNNTTTAATTTGACTAGATTGGTTAAAATTATTTAAGATATATAAAATTATAGTTTAAAATTAAACATTAATTAatttaaagtaataaaaatacTAAAGCACATTGATTTTGAAAGTGGAGTGCAAAGCTTTAATGTTGCAAAATTTAGCGTGAGATTAAAGTTGCCAATCTATTCCAACTAAGTAGTTCATACCAACGATAACACTACAATATATGTACATTTTATGGTTTCAACTAAGACTGCACATGAATCGGATAATATATGCATATCTGCATCCGATTCAAATTTTACGAATATTATCCGATTCGCAGAGTtatcggattggatcggatttgATCCGCAATAGTGATATCCGCGGATTCGATCCGCATATTCGCACGTCTCATATAAATAGtatagtttaagaaagtaaatcctaatgtgatatgaattttagtgtgttgttttatgaattttataatatcttgtttttaattttttatgttctactttaacttagaataattaaacttaaatcttgtgttattatttttcttttattattcaagagaacttttattactaatattttaggagtaaataggcTTAAACAGGTGAAAAACTAGATTTTCTAGAGCCAAAAAAGAcattaaaacaaatttttttgaattatacGGATATAcctgatatccgatccgatccgcaagaaTCAGATCTAATTTGAAAAAATGCGAATATCGTATCCGATCCGATGAGTACAATACGGATCAAATAGAATTATAGACTATATCCGATCCTATCAGTGTGCAGCTGCCCTAGTTTCAACTTGAATAAACTTTTTGTTTGTTCAAAGTATCCAATTGTTAATTGTCTCCGCCAGCTTTGCCCTCCCGCTGCCGCTGCCGCAACAACCTTCCACCGACCTACACTGTCGGTGTCCATTGCACCACTCAAAGCTTGTGGTGGTTACTGGTTAGTTTAGTTTACTCTCAAATTATCCTAAAACTGCAAGATCCTCTCAATCGAAGTCTCACGGCTTATGCACAATGAAATATGAACAATGAACATTTGCAGCTATCCTCCTTACTATTAAACGTGTGAAATTACGAAATTACACTCGTGGTAAACTTCAAAATCAAGTATTTTAATACTTTATAATAGTTATTTGCAATTTGCTCCTGGCGTATGGCATATTTGCAGAATACTCCCACATCTAAGTAAAACACCAAATTCTCCAACATTCCAATATTTCACACTTTAGTCCCCAATTTACTAACTAACCTTAATATTGTAAGGCTAATTTATTGAATAGTGTTCTACCTTTCAGGGTAGCACAGTAAAGACTTGCACATCTTTCATTCCAGGGCTCCTCACTGAGTATTGAAATGTCCATCCATGGCAAGCTCCGGCGTGTTCCCCCTTTTTGTTAACGGCAACAATGCCTCCCATAAAATCTGGAAACTTTCTTGCTATTCTCCCTATTGCATCTTTCGCAGCAAGTTCCGGATTCATTCCCAACCTCATGCTTTCAACAACTTGATAACTGAAATTGAATATGGTTGTTGTTAATCTTGATATTTGTAAAAGAAAACACACTAAGAGGAAACACATACAAACTAGAAACTAAAGCTGTAACTACACAAGGACGATGACTACTATAACAATAAAGCCTTGTGTCACTAAGAGGAGTTAGATATATGAATCAAACCCCGGCAAATTGCCCTATAAATCTGTGTGTAAACCATACTATAGAATTACCAATACAATAGTGTCTATTTTCAGTTCAAGCTGTATGGAAGTGGGGAAAAGGGTTTCCATTTACATTTCCAGATGATGGATTAGGTGTGCTCACCATAATGGTAAATTCTCAAGATTAACAAACTTTAACAAAGTTGTCAAAAACATTTGTAACAATAACTAAGTCTTGCTCTATTAGATGGAGTCAGCTATATCGATCAAACGACACTGCAATACCCTATCATAATCATCATCAGTGTTTAAACCATTTATTTTTAGATCTCTTTTAATTATTTCCTCGTTACATGACATACCTTCTCTGAATATATTCATACCATGTAAGATATGATTCTATCACCTTTTCAATAGTTTGACACTGCAAGACACTCTCTGATGCAATCTTTCCTAATCCTAGCTAGTCATGTGTGACTACTCGTCCATCTAAGCATCCTAGGCTTCGTAACATTAAGGTTATGTTTATGTAATCACATGGTTAATATCATGGAGATGAAGTTGCTTATCATAACATGCAATCATGAATGACGACTTGCTTCCACGTAATGTTCACTGTCATAGTGTCATGGAAATCATTCTGGTGGCCAGAAGTACCATGTTATACCTTAACTTCAATTATACTGTTTCTACGTCCTAGTTTCTAAGCTTCTACTGCAAGGAGTTCGAATTTCAAGATCAGGTACAAACAACTACAAAGTACAGAGGCAAGTGTTTTATCAAAGAAAAGGGTGCTATGAAAGAGTCCAGCAGAGTCAGGCCTAGATATAGTTCTAAATTCCCTCAATACTCTGTTCATTCTCTACTTACTTTCACTTATTTTAACGGGCTAGGAAAGTGTGCTGTAAAAGAATTCAACAGAGTCTTGCCTTTATAAAGTTTCCAAATACCAACAAACTCGTGTCTCCATATCGTTTCCATATAACGTAACCTGTTTTATGAGGAAACCAACTTTTTATTAACCAGTAATCTGCCAACAGAATAGTGGATGAATAAGGATTAAGGGGAGCGGAGAGAAATttaaagggaaagaaaaatgTTGGCTCATTGTGGCTGGAAAAAGTTGGTTTCCAATATTTCCCTTAAACAAAATTAGCAATTCAATGACGATTATTGAATATGGTTGTGTATTAAAGGTTGATAAGGAAATGGAGGcaagaatatatatataaggaaCTTCAACAGAGACTCTCGAAAACACTCAATTTGAGTCTTTATAAAGAAATCTGTTATTTGTACTGACTTTTATTTTATACACAGAGCAAACAAACATTTCTCTACCATTGGATGGGTGTGGGACCAATTTCATGTGAACTTGATGACCCATGACTTCCATTCAATGGTAAAGACGTGAATATCAGCTCAGTCTACGGGCAAGAAAGTATAGAAAACATTTCTCCTCTATAAATACTAACTTTTTCTGCAGATCAAAATGGTTCTAGAGTACAGAATTGAATAAcacattttttattcttttccaGCTTGTGTCTCTATCATTGCTATGTTCTTTTCTTACACTTCTCTGAACTAGTATTATCAGAATGGCACTACATTGTTGCATTTCAGAATCAAGCCAATTTGTTACATATCTCTGTGCCTTAAATTTATATTGGAAAAGATCAGACATTGCTCTCTCTACATGAATAGACCAAATTTCGTCAGGAGCAACACTTCTGATTTTACtgctgaattttaaaaataaaataaaactaaaggcAACTCAAATTAGATATTGATCTACACCAGTTAAAAACTATGGAGTTTGGAGCAGTATGGTACCATGGAAGGAAGCGCATCATGATGTCACCATCCCCAGTTGCACAGCATGCACCAACTTCTTCATTAGCATATGCAGACGATCCAACTATCGGACCGTCACCTACCCtgtaaacaaataataaaaaaagaaacttCAGTATAAGAAGAGTCCAGATAACAGATTAAGTTTTGCAAATATGAGAGTTAGTATGCACTTCTTACAACAGAAAACATATAAATAAATCACAAGTGCATCTTACAAAAGGAAGACAAAAATTggctaaaaaagaaagaaaaccagTCATTGAAGAAATGAAAAGATATGCCTGCTTAAATTTTTGGCTTTGACAAGCATACCTGCCAGGAATCTTGAACGTCGCCCCATTAGTCGATGTGCCAACAGCAATATGTCCCATCTATGCCAAATATAAAGTTATTTGCATCGGCGATATGAGACATAAAAGTTAATAAACTTTTATGTTATTTCTTATGAAAATCTTACTCTATCAATAACGGCCATTGATATAGTATCATGGATCCGATGACCAAGATCAAGAAATCTTAAATCAGTAGTTTGCATCGGATAAGTCTTCAAGCACGTTTCATCGGTATGCTCCAGGTAACTTGTCGGGCGATAAGGACCACAGCTGTTTTCAGGTAAGACATTCTTCCAGAAATTGGGTTGGCAGTTATTAGCTTTCCATTTAGCCCACTTCTCTATAGATTCTGATGAACTCAGGTTTGTGGGTCCTGGAAGACCCATTGATATCGCAAATGACGATGCTTTCTCTCCTACCAGCAATGTGTGCTCAGTATGTTGCATTACTAACCTAGCAGCCTTGATTCCATCCTTTACATATCTCATGGCACCGACAGCTCCTACTTCCATAGTCGCCTATGTATCTCCTTAGAGGAAGATTAGACCAAAAGTCATGCCGATACACAAAAATGTATCACAAAAAAAGAGAGAATACTAATAAATTCAATTACTATAGAACATGGTAATTGGTCGTTACCCCATCCATGACCAGAGCATCAATTGTAGTTTCTCCATTCTCGTCTGGACTTCCACCCGGACCAACTTTTTAGAATAAGATATGCAGAAGGCAGGGAAAAAAATCCAGAAGAGAAAATCTCAGTATAGAGAACAGCATCAAAATCTATTCTTCCCCTTCCATATAtgacaaaattgaaaaaataataataataaatcccCAACTAAACAAGCTTTATCATTGATATGAAATCCTCCAATGAAATTGAATAGTTATTATATCAAGCAGAAAAATACATAGATTGTGTGCAATGCTAAACAATCTAACAAACTGGTTGTTTGAAGCAATCTAATTGATATTCTACGACAAAGCAAAAGGAGAAGCAAGTTGTTTATAGTGCACTCTGAAACCTCTTAGGTAAAGTATTATTATAGTCAAACACTCAATaagaaatgaaaaacatgttaaTCAAAATAAATTCGATACACAATGACACAAATATGATGAAGAACAATCAGTAGCCCAACCAAGCAATTAaccaagaggaaaaagaaaacgTGTTACTTATTAAAAAAATCCAAGTTATCTTCGAAATAGTTTCAGTTTGCACCTGTTCCATCACATCTCAGTTCCTCACAAGTTGAGCAACCCTCAACCACAGAATCCACAGCTGTTGAACCACCATCAGCAGCCTTCCAAGCAGCTCTAACGGCCTCAACAAACGGCCAAGTACTCACAACCAGCGGGTAGTGCTCCACTTCCACAGTTTCATGTCCCAGCACCTAGTGGAAATAATGCCAGAGatcaaagaaaaaattaaaataaataagaggGTTTACTGATAAATGAGAAATCCAGCTAGGAAACTGATCAATGTTAGTGAATTCAAGTATTGAGTTTAGGGTATTTTCACTTTCACTCCAATGAAGAGGACAAAAATAAGGTAAAGGAAGTTGCAAACAATGAGAGAATAGTTTGTTGTTCTATACCATAGACAGTAAAAAGAGGAACAACATGAATTTGAAGAGTGGAGTGCTTTTGGATCGCAGCGAATCCTGGAAGAGGGCCCTTGTAGGCATAGCCATGGAGACAACTTCTATGGCTCTTGAGGGGAAGGCTACCAGAACTCTAAATTAAGAAAGCATGTGCATCTCAGTAAGTCAAAAatcataaaaagaagaaaaaagaagctaAGTCATACTTAGGAATGGCAACGGATTCACAATAGTAAAATCATCATTTTGACCTTCCAAAGATTAGTTCCCAAAAAATAGTCCTTCACATATTCATTACCCAATTCTGCTTGACAAATCCACCCAAAGTAAGGACTATTTTGCCAATGAACTAATATTTAGCAGGTCAATATGGCAGTTTATGCAAGATTAAAATCACACATTATAACTATGAACCTTTTggggataaataataaataataataaccaACTTGGGCTGGTCGAATGGTTAGCTTAGCTCACTCGCATGCTTAAGCGGGCGAATCTCGCCTTGTGCATTGCTCAGCAAACCTTTAATGGAATTCCGATCCGCAAAAGATTAGTAGCAGGCCAAggataccgtgggaaaccaaacaataataataataataacaacaacaacaacaacaacaatttctTCTAACCAATCTTCGGAATTTCAAAATGGAAGTTTACTTCAAGTTAACGGGATAAATGGCTGAGTGAGACTCATGGAGATTGTTGGTCCAAGTTCTAAAGAGAAAAGCAAAGGGACCAACTCATGTGAGTGTGAGAAGCAAGAAGTGACTAAAGAGTTAATTATAATAGAAATTGAATCAATCACATACACAGTGATTCGGTGAAAGAAACAAAAACCATTCTCTTTTTTTATGAGCAAAGGAAAACAGAGAAGAAAAACAAGATTTGAAAGAGATCACATGGAAGCAGAAAGCAGTACTTACATGGAGGCAGACAGTGGTTGTGGACAGCGGAAGTGGCTGACGGCGGTGGCTGGCTGGGTTTCGGAACGGGAAAGGATCAGACAGTGGGGAGAACAAGTGAAAAatgttttttagaaaaaaaacaaGTGTATTaacccgtgccatgcacgtgataagattaaaattataattttaaattattttgttaaaattaatttaaattataataatttgattaataaaaatataatatattatgtattatttgtttttcttaatctagtgttaaatatattaactctaaaatagttattaattggttttagtaatctactttctttaataaatcaaacatatatacttaATGTTACCATAAATAACTTAATAATACTTAGACCcaccaacaaatttttatatgttgttttactATCAAGTAAGGACATATCAAAATtagctcaaaataaataataaattattaaaaaattctaatgcacaaaattctctaataaacaataaataatttaaatttactaaaaaataactcaacacttttctttgatgcctgcaaaacatatacctgaaataatattatatcaatatTAGTATACAGTTTTACAATCATCGAGCGCATTTACTATACATGACTCCTTtttaaaagttattctacacaTGTGTGCAGTCAGAAGATAAATGactggactttattttatttttgtaaattattataattatgcattatgcattaaagaggagtgttagggggccagcaacttttggtatttgtagccatcaaatagccatcaatgatggttttaatggtgtgagatttcatccaatggctcactttttcttgctggttatatgctggcaagaatttgaaaaagttgctggcccctagactttttcttcattaaatgctaattgtaatattgtaatataattattaataaagattttcttttaaaataaatttagaagagagaatagtacttttattttggaagaaaaatgaattcatgaggaatagacacctcacttttattagttgataatgtattaaatattgattttatataattataataaaaatatttctctaaattagtataatcatgcattattcgttaaatgttaattgtaatataattataataaatatatttttctaaaataaatttagaaaaaaatagtgatttcattttagagaaaaaatgaattcatgaggaattaacacctcacttttattagttggagaaaaaaatacaattttagtatattttgtcattattatacatttttctctaatcatatatccactgttttcttttctttattttagcatTTTGAACTTGGGTTTAACTTCTCGTAGTTCTCACTTCTCAGTCATTCTATTAGATNNNNNNNNNNNNNNNNNNNNNNNNNNNNNNNNNNNNNNNNNNNNNNNNNNNNNNNNNNNNNNNNNNNNNNNNNNNNNNNNNNNNNNNNNNNNNNNNNNNNNNNNNNNNNNNNNNNNNNNNNNNNNNNNNNNNNNNNNNNNNNNNNNNNNNNNNNNNNNNNNNNNNNNNNNNNNNNNNNNNNNNNNNNNNNNNNNNNNATCAACTTAATATCTAAGagaaaatgatgagataaaatcataacacaattctaaaataaaagcttaaattaaaccataataccattgcacaacacaaattgaaagtaatttcacattataatataccacacaaattggtaaatgacttaagcttaattatggatattttttatttatgcatacatgataacatatcatatattgctCTGAATGATGAGCACAAGAGTTGAAGAGTGTGTGCTTATTTGTGTCATTGATAGTTGCCTTCTTGTGACGACACatcataggaagaaaaagaattgttgtaaaagctactcaatgaaagagtaattagtaaatgaatgatattttcttctagcatatatggtcttttatatagaagactacaataaaataaattgaatgtgGGAGTTTTTTTTTGTACATTTCATATCACatccgtttcaataataataataaataaaaatacgtcaacttgatatctaagaaaaaatgatgagataaaatcataataCAGTTCTAAAGTAAAAGCTTAAATTAGAACATAATATCATTACACAATACA is a genomic window of Arachis ipaensis cultivar K30076 chromosome B06, Araip1.1, whole genome shotgun sequence containing:
- the LOC107605372 gene encoding probable isoaspartyl peptidase/L-asparaginase 3 isoform X2; the protein is MEVGAVGAMRYVKDGIKAARLVMQHTEHTLLVGEKASSFAISMGLPGPTNLSSSESIEKWAKWKANNCQPNFWKNVLPENSCGPYRPTSYLEHTDETCLKTYPMQTTDLRFLDLGHRIHDTISMAVIDRMGHIAVGTSTNGATFKIPGRVGDGPIVGSSAYANEEVGACCATGDGDIMMRFLPCYQVVESMRLGMNPELAAKDAIGRIARKFPDFMGGIVAVNKKGEHAGACHGWTFQYSVRSPGMKDVQVFTVLP
- the LOC107605372 gene encoding probable isoaspartyl peptidase/L-asparaginase 3 isoform X1 produces the protein MAMPTRALFQDSLRSKSTPLFKFMLFLFLLSMVLGHETVEVEHYPLVVSTWPFVEAVRAAWKAADGGSTAVDSVVEGCSTCEELRCDGTVGPGGSPDENGETTIDALVMDGATMEVGAVGAMRYVKDGIKAARLVMQHTEHTLLVGEKASSFAISMGLPGPTNLSSSESIEKWAKWKANNCQPNFWKNVLPENSCGPYRPTSYLEHTDETCLKTYPMQTTDLRFLDLGHRIHDTISMAVIDRMGHIAVGTSTNGATFKIPGRVGDGPIVGSSAYANEEVGACCATGDGDIMMRFLPCYQVVESMRLGMNPELAAKDAIGRIARKFPDFMGGIVAVNKKGEHAGACHGWTFQYSVRSPGMKDVQVFTVLP